A window of Rosa rugosa chromosome 7, drRosRugo1.1, whole genome shotgun sequence genomic DNA:
CAAAAACCATATGAGGCAAAATGAAAGAATTTACTGAACGTAGATCTACTTTTGAAAGCTTAGTCTTTTCCCAGACAACACTGTACCCGAAAATTTTATTTGGGATTTAAAACATTGCTAAGAGGAGACCACACATTGAAATTAACTTGCACCAATGGTTTTTACAATTATTTCTCTTCCACAGAAATTGTGAGGGGAATTAACTTAGAACTTTCCAACAGAAGAATGATAGAACAGGTTTGACAATACAGTTGGGACAAATTACCGGTATAATTGATCTAAAGCTTGAACATTAATTTATCACCACAGTTAAATATAAGTTGCATGTCATGCTCAATCTCAATTTCATTGTAATACCATTACTACCGAATGTACAAAAGCATTTGCTTATCCTTGCAGTTATTACTAACTATTAGAATACATGCAAAATCTTCGACTTCATCAAACCAAAGCAAAGTCTGTACCTGTATAACAGCTTTAAAGTTCCAGTTCATTAGTACAGTTTGCAAGATATTATTTTGTTACAGTTGCAGTTTATACTCTTTAGTGAACTTACAAACACCTTAAACTTGTAAAAGATGAAGTTGATGATATTTATTTAGACAGGCAAAGATTTGAACCTGAAAAACTTGGTGCATGGCTTCGATTTGCTTCCTACACCAGTTGATAAGGAGTCCAGTTCTGTTACAAAACATTAATTACTTTTTCTCAGTTAAACTCTCTCTTGATCCTTAATCCAGTTAACTCGTTAATAGTttggagagaaaaaaatattaaCTTGCTTCCAGTATAATATTAGTCCAAATAGTATAAACTTCAATATGCTTTTACATTAACTACGCAACCAACAAATTTCAAATCACATCGAAAACACTTACGACTATTAAACAACGGATTCGCATAATTACATGAAAACTCCAAGATCACGACAATTCAAAATTACACATTCAAAATCAAATAAACCCCCAAGTTTTAAGAAGGAAGAATCTAATCCTCGGGAGTCTATCAATCGAAACTGTCAAACAGCACAGAAAATTAAACAGAACATACAAAAATAGTTCAAAAATCCCAGataaactaaaatttgaagtaaattaacagaatttaaaataaaaaaaataaaaataaaaaaaagtgaaagagCAGAGAGCGAACCTTGCTTGTTCTTCTTGAAGCCTCCATTAGCATGAAAGCCGCCAGCTTCACTCCTCCCTCGTTTACGAGTATCCATCATTCGAGACCACAGATCGAGATCCGAAACGAGCTCAACCAACTCAAAACGACGACGGATGATACCGCGGAAACAATAGAGGAATCGCTATCCACTCCGATTTTGAAACcctaaggaagaagaagaagttggaaAGAGGAGAAACTAACTCTAgcccaaaccctaaccctagaagAGGAACAAGGGttttggaagagagagagagagcagcttCGAAAACGAGAGTGGGAAAGTCCAGAACCGCAGCCTCTGGGTtattaatataataatattAATGACATAATGTGTCGtaataattaacaaataaatatatccagcgaaacaaaacaaaaaaatattggTTTTTTACGAAAGCTAACAAGTCGCCGCCTCTCTGTTTTGCTTCGCTGGCCTGACCGCCATGACATTGACATAAGCTCGGCTGCTCGAGTACACTTCTTTGTTAActtggtttttcattttttacgTGAACAAATACTTGAAATTTCAAATAAATTTACTTTTGATACGTAATAACGATGTCACATTTGTTTCATAGACCAATTATGTATAACGTCATTTTTTCTGACCTAATTCTTTTcaaagaaattttctttttactttttttttttataaataattaTCTTCAGGACTTCCATTAATAAATGTAAGACCAGAATGAGCATTACATATCTTTTCACTACCATCTACAAATAGACAAAAAATTGTGATTAAAAAAAcaccacagtgatacatagaatAGGACGATTCATTTGGCGtttcatgctcacttattcaaagcaaGCATATTCCACTATGAACATGTAACATAGTAATAGGCTAGTAATAGAAAACTAACTAGCCATTCTCTAGAacaccttcttttttttctttttttcttttttgaaaaaagAATACCTTCTATTATTCTCTCCAAAACTGCTAACATCTCCAAAAAGCTATTGCCCTTGAACCTATAAACTATTGCCTAAACAAAAGGTACTGACCCTAAACATAAAAGCTAGTGCCCTGACCCAAAAGTTATCAACCTCGAGCTTCACGCTCTTGCCTTTCCGACATCCTCGAGTTCTAACGCTCTTGTCTTCCCGACATCCCCGAGCTCTAACGCTattgccttcccggcaaccccgagctgcACGCTCTTCCTTCTCGACAACCTCGAGATCTAacgctcttgccttcccggcaaccccgagctttacACTCATGTCTCCTCGGCataatacacattaatggaacattgaattcttctaccatttgtcgtttgcaacaatcgaattcttttcacgTTACATTAATATGAGTGAAAACCAAACTAACACaaacatttgcatattcattgttcatgagttacaaactcTTGCCTTCACgacactcatgcaacttacatctcacggGCGTAACCTCGTCAACTCGACCTCGTTCATATTCTTGTGCACATCACGCATTTATGCACTTCATATGCTCATTTGTCATATGCTCACACAACCATGTGCATTCTCGAGCTCATAACTGATCATACTCGGCAACATTCACAtatatacatcaacatgtatcatgtTGTTAGACCATAATTTACATAGATATGCATTCCCCTAAATATTGAATTTGACTTGTTTTTTAGTCTATTTTAGCTTTCATTAAATCATTTTCTTAATTGTCTATGAATATTTCAAGAGTGAAGgaaacatcaattttgggctTTGAAGTAGAAAATTGGAGCTAGGAAGAATGATGGTCAAATGTGGAGCAAAATGTTAAATTCCAAATTCTGGCGAACCACCATAAATGGCGGCCCACCACCACTCATGGTGGTGCCATGTATTTTCCGGCTATATTCATGAAAGAGTAATAACATTGTACCTATTCCATTACATTCATTCATCATCATTCTATCATAGTCAAATCCCAAACATTTTGGTTCAAAACCAACTCCAtccattttcccttttttctaCACCATCTCAACTCTCCATATTACCCAAaagtccaccatcatcatcacccaaaaatcttccatgttttagggtgtAATCATTATCTTTTCTCCATCATTACCTATCCTAACCTACACCATCACTCACAAACTCTTTTCCCTTGATTTTGGGATCTATTActactctcatactccaccttcATGCTTCTTACAAGGCTATGCTAATCACCATTTCACACAtctctccatctatttaagcACCTCTTCTTACAAGGAAGAAGACATGCATCACTCATACTACCCCATTACatattctttctctctcaatcttctccacaaaacctccatatccacctcccaaaatccaaactcatactatccatactactctatctcctccatcaccaccaccatttcttatcctctacttccattaacaccaccactactacatcatttctccacTCTATTTtatatcatcattttctccatctacttcacctattcacacaatacataatacaagtttcactatcttttatcatcaaatcttcaagagcaagaaggagagggaatcaccaccaccatcactacCAAGACGTGAGCTTAGGGACCATCCAACACACCACTAAGCCAACTCTATCCCTTTTACTttagattatattttggtgtttgatttgattatgaagttagtatatgtaattatgagtcAATAATACTTTGTTGAGGCTAGGGCTTTCAatcctagccaatcttgtatggattGATGTTATAATATTAtgtgatgcaattttctttaatatgcctacatgctagttcaagagttgaatgcatatggttagactttaccactttgagtatgTGTGTTTGCTATGTCATGATATAATGTTTAGAGCTTGGTAACATTtgaatgttaaagcatgaaagcacacaaTGTGCGCATGTAGGGGCtgtgaattacaatcacttagagataagaTTGGTTGGTAATTTGCATGATTTATTCATCTCTaaactttatgcacttagggtaatgtactagatacctaaccggattgaaatgcatgacttaagtagttGAGTACTACACCCGAGGGGTTGCTTGATTTCACAAAAGGAACATGGCCCTTGTTATATCTGAgagggatgcaaggagagaaGTTGGTTAATTAATTTGGCATCATTCACATTGAATtgcatcaatacttgcaagggaggttaatgatagacaatctaaatcctaactttcatccatttgatcactagtttagtttagagtaatttaatttacatttgagcatctagTTATTTTCAATCGATCCCGTTccaatggtcagctgctgaccatggaatttttgctcaatcaccgtccgattgaaatcggacggttcacagctaagtgatgagagaggagaagagagttgtgaaccgtccgattgaaatcggacggtgattgagcaaatgatccctggtcagttgctgaccaggtgatcaggactgtattttcaattcaaaaaccaaaatcaaatcactactccatcttgcacatactcaccatgagtctagatttccttgtgattCTATGTTCGTGATTGTACATTtacatattctagctctccttaggttcacaccctaactagtgaaaggaatccaatcctcgtgggttcaactacctttcttaaatccttacactattacttgtaccctttatacttgagggtgactatttggctaacacATGAACCTCGTACATTCATACATGCTAATGCATATCAGTGTAACTCACATACAttgcccaatacaacaagcattctacatgcGCATGCTTCTATCTTTGTTTTGCAGGTTaaagagtcccttcttgcttacggaatTCGGAGACTTGTAAGGGCTGGGCGCTGCCCGGAcgtcacttatgcttgatgacaacatgtttataactccccaaccaagaactcttacttggggacttcgggacTTGTAGATACTTCCACTAGCATGGCTTATTCTCTAGTTATATCACCATGCAAGCATAAGCAACAACACCCTTGTAGTGGGTCCAAAAGCCATAGTGAGACCCGACCGCGATATACATCTCATACCCCGACACCCAAGCTACCATGTGGTAGTTGGAAGCCGCCAAGAGCTTGTCGGGAAGCCACCtccccggccttgccaagttgcctccatgataagctttctacactagaataagGACTTTGTATTCCACATAGAATAAAATGTAAAGGAAGGAGTCTCCCTTCCCTAtgaaaggagactccttcccacttactccacgCTCCATTACATCCTCATGTAATCCTATTGGGCGGCAAGGCCCAAACACTAGTTAGacatttcaagtggacgtaaTCTCTCGCTAAAGCgagagacgaaccactatagatcgtgtgtgtgtgtgtgtgtctctctctctctaacgcTAACTAAGACCCCTCGGTCGACAACGTTAACACATTATTTGCCAAAAAGTGAAAAATAAAGTGACAGCAACGGACCAGAAAAACTTCCCTGACTCGTGGAGAATTGGACCTGGATTTCTCAACTTCTTGGTAAATACCCCGTGAAGACACCCCATGGGTATGGGGCATATATCAGAGCTGAACCCCTTCTAATCAAAATCAAGTCCAAAGGCCCAGTTAAGCACAAGGGTAAACCCGTCATTACACAGGGGCGCCAAAAGCAACGAACAGATCAACGCTCTGTTTCGGCATTTACAAAGTTTGCCAACACCAACTGACCCACCCTCCAACAAACCAAAAGCCTCGAGCTTTGGTTTCATCGAACCCCCACACAAAACCACACCTCCCTCGCATTAATATAAAAACCCCTCACAGCAACCCACCCTTCTTTGCTCTCCCAAACACTATCAGACTTCGAAGGTACGTCTCCGATCTTCCTAGGTAAAAAATGTATGCATGCATTTCTGAGCTCTTCTGATTGCAATCCCATGTTGTTACTGGGTTCCATGTTTGTGTTTCCAAGTTGTCTGATTTACTTGCTTTTCAGAAAAAGGCTTTTATAGTGAGATTGATTCTGATTGCTCGAATGTGGGTCTACTCATTTGGTCACTTTAGTGTTTACTGTTACTTATTGATGTGATCCCAGTAATTTCTTGATTGGTTTTCTAGTTCCTTGTGATTATTTATATGGTAAAGTTAATGTTTCACTCATTTGAAGATTTAATCAAGTAAAGGTTAAGTCTTGAGACTCATGTTCAGTGGTCTTACAATCCAGACTAGACCAGTAACTATTTGATTGCCAGTTACGAAACTATTCGCAATTTTATTGGGTTTTTTAGTTCTATTTACTGGAGTGTAGTGGTTAATACGTATGTTGCTTGCTTATGTGTAAAAGTGCTTTTCAATCTTGCAGagttttgttttggtttctgGTGATCTGTATCGAAAATGGCCACTACTGCAGCTCCTGGTTCACACATGGCAGCAATTAAGCCTTGCATATCTTCTTCCCGAAGAACATACATGTCATGTACTGCCAATTTTGGTGCTAACAGTGAAGTGGCAGTTTCTAAGGGGCTTAGAAGCTCTTCCCACATCTCATCAAGGCAACCATTCTTCCCGAGCATCCAATCAGGCCCTGCGAAGTCTGTAAAGGTTATCACAAGAGCGATGTCAGCTGCAGCTGAGAACAGTCCATTGCCAGGATTGCCTATTGATTTGAGAGGTCTAGCATCTTTCTTATTGCAATTATGTTCTAAGTGTGCAGCATTTAACTTATTTATATTCTGTTCAGTAGTgcgtttttctttgtttttattgacTTCACACCGTTGGTGACACACAAATATAAGCCACAGGAGTTATAAGGGTTTGCAGTTACGTTCAAACTAGAAAACCAGCATCCTTGTAACCTCATTTTGACTGAGATTAAAGAAATCACGTTCAGATTGTGATCTTGCCATATCTAGGATACTTGTATGTACCTAAACAAGCAAGTGGATTCAAACCATAAAGGCAAATACGAACTAAAAGTTATTCAAAATGAGTCAGatatatttttgaaattttttgagCATGGTTCTTGTCGTCATCCTCAGTGATAATTGATTTTCCTACAATGGTGAGGTCAACAAAGAGCTACAGATGCAGTTTGTATCTTTTGAATTTTAGTTCCAGACAATGAAGAGAATTATTGCTCTAAATCAAGAAGATAGCATACGGTATTTGACTACGTTTTGAAAGATGGCTGAATGTACTGTGTTTCTGATGTTGGTTCCCTGAGTCGATGAATTGATAATTGTCCACAAGAAGAATGTAGGACTGCTGTGTCTAACAATGGGACAGCTGTTTGCAGGAAAGAGAGCATTCATTGCTGGTGTGGCTGATGATAATGGATATGGATGGGCAATAGCAAAACAACTTGCTGCTGCTGGTGCTGAAATTCTTCTTGGTACATGGGTGCCGGTATGCAAATTGATCTAATCCAGTTCTCCAGTTTCCTGttgaaataaataataaatctaatccAGTTTTCAGTTGTGGAGCTTTAGTTTCTGAAAAGTTGTATAGTTTTTCATGAATTCTTATTCCTCATAGGCACTTAACATTTTCGAGTCCAGTTTAAGGCGTGGGAAGTTTGATGAATCACGCATGTAAGAGCTCTATTTTCTCTTTCCCGCGTTTCATGCAACTCTATCGATGTTTTCTAAGTATATATACTTTTCTATTATTGCTAAGTATTTTTTTCTCctatttgttctttttttttgtctttagaTTGCCCGACGGTTCTTTGATGGAAATTACAAAAGTCTATCCATTGGATGCAGTTTTTGACAATCCTGATGATGTTCCTGAAGATGTATAAACTCTCCTGCTTTAGTTTCTGAAGTATGAATAatgtctaattatacttgtgGTGATGTTCATATTGTGGTTCTATGCAGATAAAATCAAACAAACGCTACTTGGGGTCCTCAAAGTGGACGGTTAAGGTACATCTTCCGTTGACCATATTACTGTTCAATTGTAGTTATCAACTTGGATATCGAGTTACTGAACATGACTACAGTAGTCACAAATgacgccaaaaaaaaaaaaaaaaaacaaagcaagaGTCAcgaatgactaaatttttagcTTTAGTGTGAGTCCATGACATTCAGATAAAGAAGTAAGCGGGGGCTCCCACCTCCCTCTCCCAGATAAAGAATTTGCAAACAACATATAATTTTGACATATTTCACGTGATTTAACAATTTTCAACACCTTGGACTCCCCAAAGATATACTGATAGTTTTACTTATATAGCACCTCCACCCTTGGTTACATGGCCATTAGTTTGGTTGGCTAAATATTTCTAGATGTCTCTGGTAATTGAACTTCATGGTGAATGGCTTGTTTGATATATGTGTAGCTTATTCGCAAATCTATGTTTTCAGGTGTTTCTTGTCACTGAACTTTGTTGGAGATGTATTCTTGAATGTATTGAGCTTATTTGCTGTTTTATAATGTCTAGGTTTCTAGATGATGGGTTAAGAAACTCGTCCAGCTAGCAAAGTTAACTTATTCTTTAAAACTGTTTTGCAGGAGGTTGCTGAATCTGTTAAAGAGGATTTTGGCAGCATTGATATCCTAGTCCATTCCCTGGCTAATGGACCAGAGGTGAACGCTTCTTCACATTCTTTTGTTTCGCAATATTGTTTAAGATCTTCATGGTACTTAGGCAGTTAATGTATCATGCACAGGTTGTCAAACCTCTTATGGAAACGTCAAGATATGGATATCTTGCAGCTATCTCTGCATCAAGCTACTCGTTTATTTCTTTACTCCAGCATTTTGCTCCAATAATGAACCCAGGCACGTTTTTTCCCTACCCCCTTTCTCCAAGAATCCCGTGACATTCGAGCAAGTGTTGTTAGATAGCCTATAATCTATGGATCAATGTTAACATGACAGGTGGTGCGTCAATCTCTCTGACATACATTGCTTCCGAGAGGATCATTCCCGGGTATGTATCTACTTGCATTGCAACTATAAGTGGGCAGCATTCTCTAAATAAATTTTGATGTTTGACTAGTGAATTTGCAGATATGGTGGAGGTATGAGTTCAGCGAAGGCTGCTCTAGAGAGTGACACACGTGTGAGTCTTTTAATTGGTtttattttacttagttatttttaaattgatattttctagttaaaaaaaaaaaagaaaaaaaaaagcttttttGTGATGAAATGTGCCACATTTCTATGCTTGATTTAGGTGCTGGCTTTTGAAGCTGGGAGAAAACACAGAATCAGAGTCAACACAATATCTGCAGGTACTTTGATAAACTATTTTTACAGAATCAGTCTGACACTCTTGTTGCAAACATGAACATTACCATCTTGTGGCTTAGGCTTATGACAGTAATTGTTTTGATGTCAA
This region includes:
- the LOC133720779 gene encoding enoyl-[acyl-carrier-protein] reductase [NADH] 1, chloroplastic-like, producing MATTAAPGSHMAAIKPCISSSRRTYMSCTANFGANSEVAVSKGLRSSSHISSRQPFFPSIQSGPAKSVKVITRAMSAAAENSPLPGLPIDLRGKRAFIAGVADDNGYGWAIAKQLAAAGAEILLGTWVPALNIFESSLRRGKFDESRILPDGSLMEITKVYPLDAVFDNPDDVPEDIKSNKRYLGSSKWTVKEVAESVKEDFGSIDILVHSLANGPEVVKPLMETSRYGYLAAISASSYSFISLLQHFAPIMNPGGASISLTYIASERIIPGYGGGMSSAKAALESDTRVLAFEAGRKHRIRVNTISAGPLRSRAAKAIGFIDMMIDYSSANAPLPKELSADEVGNVAAFLASPLASAITGSVVYVDNGLNAMGVGVDSPIFENLELPKEA